In a single window of the Vespa crabro chromosome 18, iyVesCrab1.2, whole genome shotgun sequence genome:
- the LOC124430479 gene encoding hormone-sensitive lipase isoform X3 yields the protein MSLDDDFERPFEEFEPLQWGALRELCHANKDYFSTHQDENGSRIRAGLLAILDHLEKMQPIYKEISRIAPMFDFDEQTPGNGYRSFLVLVDRCIMHSGTVCRQMYCQKDSFLFRKSYYMREIEACSQLLASLYTCLQYLKTLYSWSDRMKDGKLSLFSSNEHTPQELLNQAENINQYCFYGRCLGFQYCDNIKHILKTLSVCLASFSEVYYSNGTLFGRCANSLKYILDPEARARRIVHVSQHADVSFCQAFWFLSENEMLCSSVSMVVPLSINQVISIPPEELTLDTLDGGKISIPIPNSHIGRKPIHVRLLSAVRRVGMVGSAGIGGELLGLSESLIIHSHGGGFVAQTSRSHEAYLRTWAVKLGVPILSIDYSLAPEAPFPRALEEILYAYAWSLNHASTLLGSTARKVLLIGDSAGANLNLGITFKCLEMNIRKPDGIFMAYTPVLVEFVTSPSRLLSLTDLLLPFGFMMRCLKAYAAMDNKKTLGPKDKNQGNNEVIESETESFAEVSESDLIALALSPNGDETNDAHKLASLPSDSTLNSVSLTDVDEMYRNSSIRTSVPVLNNYNGTDVNPPSNGKTWSLFGWPLGGDKREIRELDMTARAKSPLEEFVFTVPKDPLLSPYLASDDLLARLPPTKILTMELDPCLDDCVMFARKLKLLGNVVTLDILSGLPHGFLNLAPISKEAYEGSELCIKRILELLQL from the exons ATGTCTCTTGATGATGATTTTGAAAGACCGTTTGAAGAATTTGAACCTCTGCAATGGGGAGCTCTACGAGAACTGTGCCACGCTAATAAAGACTACTTTTCGACGCATCAAGATGAAAATGGATCAAGAATCAGAGCTGGTCTTTTGGCAATATTGGATCACTTAGAAAAGATGCAacctatatataaagaaatatcaagaATCGCACCAATGTTTGATTTTGATGAACAAACCCCAGGAAATGGATATAGAAGCTTTTTAGTATTAGTTGATAGATGTATTATGCACTCTGGTACGGTATGCCGTCAAATGTATTGTCAAAAggattccttcctttttcgtaaaagttattatatgcg agAAATTGAGGCTTGCTCTCAGTTGTTAGCATCTTTATACACTTGTCTACAATACTTGAAAACTCTTTACTCTTGGAGCGATCGAATGAAAGACGGAAaattatctttgttttcttctaaTGAACATACTCCACAAGAACTTTTAAATCAGGCAgagaatataaatcaatattgtttttatggtaGATGTTTAGGATTTCag taTTGTGacaatataaaacatattttaaaaaCCTTATCAGTTTGTTTGGCCTCATTTAGTGAAGTTTATTATTCTAATGGAACATTATTTGGACGATGCGctaattctttaaaatatatattggatCCAGAAGCAAGAGCACGTCGTATTGTTCACGTATCTCAGCATGCAGATGTTTCATTTTGTCAAGCTTTCTGGTTTTTGAGTGAAAATG AAATGCTATGCAGTTCAGTATCAATGGTAGTACCATTAAGTATAAATCAAGTGATATCTATACCTCCTGAAGAATTAACACTTGATACACTTGATGGTGGTAAAATCTCTATTCCAATACCAAACAGTCATATAGGGAGAAAGCCAATACATGTCCGATTACTTAGTGCTGTACGTCGTGTTGGAATG gTCGGATCTGCAGGTATTGGAGGTGAATTACTTGGTTTATCCGAGAGTTTGATTATCCATTCTCATGGGGGAGGCTTTGTAGCACAAACTTCCCGTTCGCATGAAGCCTATTTACGAACATGGGCAGTAAAATTAGGTGTGCCTATTTTAAGTATAGATTACAGTTTAGCACCAGAAGCACCATTTCCTCGTGCTcttgaagaaatattatacGCTTACGCATGGTCATTGAATCATGCGAGTACACTGCTTGGAAGTACAGCACGAAAAGTACTTCTTATTG GGGATTCTGCGGGGGCAAATTTGAACTTGGGAATTACTTTTAAATGTTTAGAAATGAATATAAGAAAACCAGATGGTATTTTTATGGCATATACACCAGTATTGGTAGAATTTGTAACATCACCATCTCGGTTATTAAGTCTAACTGACCTATTGCTACCTTTTGGTTTTATGATGCGATGCCTAAAAGCTTATGCTGCaatggataataaaaagacCTTAGG CCCTAAAGACAAAAATCAAGGTAACAATGAAGTGATAGAATCAGAAACTGAATCATTTGCAGAAGTTAGCGAGAGTGATCTTATAGCATTAGCTCTTAGTCCTAATGGAGACGAAACAAATGATGCACATAAACTTGCCTCACTTCCATCTGACTCTACATTAAACTCTGTAAGCCTAACAGATGTTGATG aaatGTATAGAAATTCAAGCATACGTACTTCAGTCCCTGtactaaataattataatggtaCAGATGTCAACCCTCCAAGTAATGGCAAAACATGGTCACTTTTTGGATGGCCACTTGGtggagataaaagagaaattagaGAACTCGATATGACGGCACGAGCAAAAAGTCCTTTAGAAGAATTTGTGTTCACAGTTCCGAAAGATCCATTATTGAGTCCATACCTTGCATCAGATGATCTCTTAGCTCGTTTACCACCCACCAAAATTTTA ACGATGGAACTGGATCCTTGTCTTGATGACTGTGTTATGTTTGCAAGAAAACTAAAATTGCTAGGAAATGTAGTGACTCTTGATATATTATCTGGTTTGCCTCATGGATTTCTTAATTTAGCACCA ATTTCAAAAGAAGCATATGAAGGTTCTGAACTTTGCATTAAAAGGATCCTGGAATTATTACagttgtaa
- the LOC124430479 gene encoding hormone-sensitive lipase isoform X2 — MSLDDDFERPFEEFEPLQWGALRELCHANKDYFSTHQDENGSRIRAGLLAILDHLEKMQPIYKEISRIAPMFDFDEQTPGNGYRSFLVLVDRCIMHSGTVCRQMYCQKDSFLFRKSYYMREIEACSQLLASLYTCLQYLKTLYSWSDRMKDGKLSLFSSNEHTPQELLNQAENINQYCFYGRCLGFQYCDNIKHILKTLSVCLASFSEVYYSNGTLFGRCANSLKYILDPEARARRIVHVSQHADVSFCQAFWFLSENEMLCSSVSMVVPLSINQVISIPPEELTLDTLDGGKISIPIPNSHIGRKPIHVRLLSAVRRVGMVGSAGIGGELLGLSESLIIHSHGGGFVAQTSRSHEAYLRTWAVKLGVPILSIDYSLAPEAPFPRALEEILYAYAWSLNHASTLLGSTARKVLLIEMNIRKPDGIFMAYTPVLVEFVTSPSRLLSLTDLLLPFGFMMRCLKAYAAMDNKKTLGPKDKNQGNNEVIESETESFAEVSESDLIALALSPNGDETNDAHKLASLPSDSTLNSVSLTDVDGIDHPKQEVRSQEYIKKFLEMYRNSSIRTSVPVLNNYNGTDVNPPSNGKTWSLFGWPLGGDKREIRELDMTARAKSPLEEFVFTVPKDPLLSPYLASDDLLARLPPTKILTMELDPCLDDCVMFARKLKLLGNVVTLDILSGLPHGFLNLAPISKEAYEGSELCIKRILELLQL; from the exons ATGTCTCTTGATGATGATTTTGAAAGACCGTTTGAAGAATTTGAACCTCTGCAATGGGGAGCTCTACGAGAACTGTGCCACGCTAATAAAGACTACTTTTCGACGCATCAAGATGAAAATGGATCAAGAATCAGAGCTGGTCTTTTGGCAATATTGGATCACTTAGAAAAGATGCAacctatatataaagaaatatcaagaATCGCACCAATGTTTGATTTTGATGAACAAACCCCAGGAAATGGATATAGAAGCTTTTTAGTATTAGTTGATAGATGTATTATGCACTCTGGTACGGTATGCCGTCAAATGTATTGTCAAAAggattccttcctttttcgtaaaagttattatatgcg agAAATTGAGGCTTGCTCTCAGTTGTTAGCATCTTTATACACTTGTCTACAATACTTGAAAACTCTTTACTCTTGGAGCGATCGAATGAAAGACGGAAaattatctttgttttcttctaaTGAACATACTCCACAAGAACTTTTAAATCAGGCAgagaatataaatcaatattgtttttatggtaGATGTTTAGGATTTCag taTTGTGacaatataaaacatattttaaaaaCCTTATCAGTTTGTTTGGCCTCATTTAGTGAAGTTTATTATTCTAATGGAACATTATTTGGACGATGCGctaattctttaaaatatatattggatCCAGAAGCAAGAGCACGTCGTATTGTTCACGTATCTCAGCATGCAGATGTTTCATTTTGTCAAGCTTTCTGGTTTTTGAGTGAAAATG AAATGCTATGCAGTTCAGTATCAATGGTAGTACCATTAAGTATAAATCAAGTGATATCTATACCTCCTGAAGAATTAACACTTGATACACTTGATGGTGGTAAAATCTCTATTCCAATACCAAACAGTCATATAGGGAGAAAGCCAATACATGTCCGATTACTTAGTGCTGTACGTCGTGTTGGAATG gTCGGATCTGCAGGTATTGGAGGTGAATTACTTGGTTTATCCGAGAGTTTGATTATCCATTCTCATGGGGGAGGCTTTGTAGCACAAACTTCCCGTTCGCATGAAGCCTATTTACGAACATGGGCAGTAAAATTAGGTGTGCCTATTTTAAGTATAGATTACAGTTTAGCACCAGAAGCACCATTTCCTCGTGCTcttgaagaaatattatacGCTTACGCATGGTCATTGAATCATGCGAGTACACTGCTTGGAAGTACAGCACGAAAAGTACTTCTTATTG AAATGAATATAAGAAAACCAGATGGTATTTTTATGGCATATACACCAGTATTGGTAGAATTTGTAACATCACCATCTCGGTTATTAAGTCTAACTGACCTATTGCTACCTTTTGGTTTTATGATGCGATGCCTAAAAGCTTATGCTGCaatggataataaaaagacCTTAGG CCCTAAAGACAAAAATCAAGGTAACAATGAAGTGATAGAATCAGAAACTGAATCATTTGCAGAAGTTAGCGAGAGTGATCTTATAGCATTAGCTCTTAGTCCTAATGGAGACGAAACAAATGATGCACATAAACTTGCCTCACTTCCATCTGACTCTACATTAAACTCTGTAAGCCTAACAGATGTTGATG gCATAGATCATCCAAAGCAAGAAGTTAGATCTCaagaatatatcaaaaaatttttagaaatGTATAGAAATTCAAGCATACGTACTTCAGTCCCTGtactaaataattataatggtaCAGATGTCAACCCTCCAAGTAATGGCAAAACATGGTCACTTTTTGGATGGCCACTTGGtggagataaaagagaaattagaGAACTCGATATGACGGCACGAGCAAAAAGTCCTTTAGAAGAATTTGTGTTCACAGTTCCGAAAGATCCATTATTGAGTCCATACCTTGCATCAGATGATCTCTTAGCTCGTTTACCACCCACCAAAATTTTA ACGATGGAACTGGATCCTTGTCTTGATGACTGTGTTATGTTTGCAAGAAAACTAAAATTGCTAGGAAATGTAGTGACTCTTGATATATTATCTGGTTTGCCTCATGGATTTCTTAATTTAGCACCA ATTTCAAAAGAAGCATATGAAGGTTCTGAACTTTGCATTAAAAGGATCCTGGAATTATTACagttgtaa
- the LOC124430481 gene encoding N-alpha-acetyltransferase 50 isoform X1 has protein sequence MIVTSRFKDAGVIGGEHRIFEYLSIYYRSKIELGDVTPHNIKQLKLLNQVVFPVSYNEKFYKDVLEAGELAKLAYYNDIVVGAVCCRVDTSENSRRLYIMTLGCLYPYRRLGIGTVMVQHVLKYVNKDGNFDSIFLHVQISNEGAIDFYKKFGFEIVETKQHYYKRIEPADAHVLQKTLRPRANQTNQQTIN, from the exons ATGATTGTAACAAGCCGATTTAAAGATGCTGGTGTCATAGGAGGTGAACACAGAATTTTCGAGTATCTCTCGATTTATTACAGGTCAAAGATAGAATTGGGAGATGTAACGCctcataatataaaacaacTTAAACTCTTAAATCAAGTGGTGTTTCCAGTTtcgtataatgaaaaattttataaggaCGTTTTAGAAGCAGGAGAACTTGCTAAACTAGCATATTACAATGACATAGTG GTTGGTGCAGTTTGTTGTCGTGTAGATACTTCAGAAAACTCTagacgtttatatataatgactTTAGGGTGTTTATATCCTTATAGGAGATTAGGAATTGGTACAGTGATGGTACAACACGTTTTAAAGTATGTCAATAAAGATGGAAATTTTGACTCAATTTTTCT TCACGTTCAAATAAGTAATGAAGGGGCGAttgatttctataaaaaatttgGATTTGAAATAGTGGAAACGAAacaacattattataaaagaatagagCCTGCGGATGCGCATGTTTTACAGAAAACATTGCGACCTCGAGCAAATCAAACGAATCAACAGACTATCaactaa
- the LOC124430481 gene encoding probable N-acetyltransferase san isoform X3, with protein MTRSKIELGDVTPHNIKQLKLLNQVVFPVSYNEKFYKDVLEAGELAKLAYYNDIVVGAVCCRVDTSENSRRLYIMTLGCLYPYRRLGIGTVMVQHVLKYVNKDGNFDSIFLHVQISNEGAIDFYKKFGFEIVETKQHYYKRIEPADAHVLQKTLRPRANQTNQQTIN; from the exons GTCAAAGATAGAATTGGGAGATGTAACGCctcataatataaaacaacTTAAACTCTTAAATCAAGTGGTGTTTCCAGTTtcgtataatgaaaaattttataaggaCGTTTTAGAAGCAGGAGAACTTGCTAAACTAGCATATTACAATGACATAGTG GTTGGTGCAGTTTGTTGTCGTGTAGATACTTCAGAAAACTCTagacgtttatatataatgactTTAGGGTGTTTATATCCTTATAGGAGATTAGGAATTGGTACAGTGATGGTACAACACGTTTTAAAGTATGTCAATAAAGATGGAAATTTTGACTCAATTTTTCT TCACGTTCAAATAAGTAATGAAGGGGCGAttgatttctataaaaaatttgGATTTGAAATAGTGGAAACGAAacaacattattataaaagaatagagCCTGCGGATGCGCATGTTTTACAGAAAACATTGCGACCTCGAGCAAATCAAACGAATCAACAGACTATCaactaa
- the LOC124430479 gene encoding hormone-sensitive lipase isoform X1, with protein MSLDDDFERPFEEFEPLQWGALRELCHANKDYFSTHQDENGSRIRAGLLAILDHLEKMQPIYKEISRIAPMFDFDEQTPGNGYRSFLVLVDRCIMHSGTVCRQMYCQKDSFLFRKSYYMREIEACSQLLASLYTCLQYLKTLYSWSDRMKDGKLSLFSSNEHTPQELLNQAENINQYCFYGRCLGFQYCDNIKHILKTLSVCLASFSEVYYSNGTLFGRCANSLKYILDPEARARRIVHVSQHADVSFCQAFWFLSENEMLCSSVSMVVPLSINQVISIPPEELTLDTLDGGKISIPIPNSHIGRKPIHVRLLSAVRRVGMVGSAGIGGELLGLSESLIIHSHGGGFVAQTSRSHEAYLRTWAVKLGVPILSIDYSLAPEAPFPRALEEILYAYAWSLNHASTLLGSTARKVLLIGDSAGANLNLGITFKCLEMNIRKPDGIFMAYTPVLVEFVTSPSRLLSLTDLLLPFGFMMRCLKAYAAMDNKKTLGPKDKNQGNNEVIESETESFAEVSESDLIALALSPNGDETNDAHKLASLPSDSTLNSVSLTDVDGIDHPKQEVRSQEYIKKFLEMYRNSSIRTSVPVLNNYNGTDVNPPSNGKTWSLFGWPLGGDKREIRELDMTARAKSPLEEFVFTVPKDPLLSPYLASDDLLARLPPTKILTMELDPCLDDCVMFARKLKLLGNVVTLDILSGLPHGFLNLAPISKEAYEGSELCIKRILELLQL; from the exons ATGTCTCTTGATGATGATTTTGAAAGACCGTTTGAAGAATTTGAACCTCTGCAATGGGGAGCTCTACGAGAACTGTGCCACGCTAATAAAGACTACTTTTCGACGCATCAAGATGAAAATGGATCAAGAATCAGAGCTGGTCTTTTGGCAATATTGGATCACTTAGAAAAGATGCAacctatatataaagaaatatcaagaATCGCACCAATGTTTGATTTTGATGAACAAACCCCAGGAAATGGATATAGAAGCTTTTTAGTATTAGTTGATAGATGTATTATGCACTCTGGTACGGTATGCCGTCAAATGTATTGTCAAAAggattccttcctttttcgtaaaagttattatatgcg agAAATTGAGGCTTGCTCTCAGTTGTTAGCATCTTTATACACTTGTCTACAATACTTGAAAACTCTTTACTCTTGGAGCGATCGAATGAAAGACGGAAaattatctttgttttcttctaaTGAACATACTCCACAAGAACTTTTAAATCAGGCAgagaatataaatcaatattgtttttatggtaGATGTTTAGGATTTCag taTTGTGacaatataaaacatattttaaaaaCCTTATCAGTTTGTTTGGCCTCATTTAGTGAAGTTTATTATTCTAATGGAACATTATTTGGACGATGCGctaattctttaaaatatatattggatCCAGAAGCAAGAGCACGTCGTATTGTTCACGTATCTCAGCATGCAGATGTTTCATTTTGTCAAGCTTTCTGGTTTTTGAGTGAAAATG AAATGCTATGCAGTTCAGTATCAATGGTAGTACCATTAAGTATAAATCAAGTGATATCTATACCTCCTGAAGAATTAACACTTGATACACTTGATGGTGGTAAAATCTCTATTCCAATACCAAACAGTCATATAGGGAGAAAGCCAATACATGTCCGATTACTTAGTGCTGTACGTCGTGTTGGAATG gTCGGATCTGCAGGTATTGGAGGTGAATTACTTGGTTTATCCGAGAGTTTGATTATCCATTCTCATGGGGGAGGCTTTGTAGCACAAACTTCCCGTTCGCATGAAGCCTATTTACGAACATGGGCAGTAAAATTAGGTGTGCCTATTTTAAGTATAGATTACAGTTTAGCACCAGAAGCACCATTTCCTCGTGCTcttgaagaaatattatacGCTTACGCATGGTCATTGAATCATGCGAGTACACTGCTTGGAAGTACAGCACGAAAAGTACTTCTTATTG GGGATTCTGCGGGGGCAAATTTGAACTTGGGAATTACTTTTAAATGTTTAGAAATGAATATAAGAAAACCAGATGGTATTTTTATGGCATATACACCAGTATTGGTAGAATTTGTAACATCACCATCTCGGTTATTAAGTCTAACTGACCTATTGCTACCTTTTGGTTTTATGATGCGATGCCTAAAAGCTTATGCTGCaatggataataaaaagacCTTAGG CCCTAAAGACAAAAATCAAGGTAACAATGAAGTGATAGAATCAGAAACTGAATCATTTGCAGAAGTTAGCGAGAGTGATCTTATAGCATTAGCTCTTAGTCCTAATGGAGACGAAACAAATGATGCACATAAACTTGCCTCACTTCCATCTGACTCTACATTAAACTCTGTAAGCCTAACAGATGTTGATG gCATAGATCATCCAAAGCAAGAAGTTAGATCTCaagaatatatcaaaaaatttttagaaatGTATAGAAATTCAAGCATACGTACTTCAGTCCCTGtactaaataattataatggtaCAGATGTCAACCCTCCAAGTAATGGCAAAACATGGTCACTTTTTGGATGGCCACTTGGtggagataaaagagaaattagaGAACTCGATATGACGGCACGAGCAAAAAGTCCTTTAGAAGAATTTGTGTTCACAGTTCCGAAAGATCCATTATTGAGTCCATACCTTGCATCAGATGATCTCTTAGCTCGTTTACCACCCACCAAAATTTTA ACGATGGAACTGGATCCTTGTCTTGATGACTGTGTTATGTTTGCAAGAAAACTAAAATTGCTAGGAAATGTAGTGACTCTTGATATATTATCTGGTTTGCCTCATGGATTTCTTAATTTAGCACCA ATTTCAAAAGAAGCATATGAAGGTTCTGAACTTTGCATTAAAAGGATCCTGGAATTATTACagttgtaa
- the LOC124430479 gene encoding hormone-sensitive lipase isoform X4, with protein MSLDDDFERPFEEFEPLQWGALRELCHANKDYFSTHQDENGSRIRAGLLAILDHLEKMQPIYKEISRIAPMFDFDEQTPGNGYRSFLVLVDRCIMHSGTVCRQMYCQKDSFLFRKSYYMREIEACSQLLASLYTCLQYLKTLYSWSDRMKDGKLSLFSSNEHTPQELLNQAENINQYCFYGRCLGFQYCDNIKHILKTLSVCLASFSEVYYSNGTLFGRCANSLKYILDPEARARRIVHVSQHADVSFCQAFWFLSENEMLCSSVSMVVPLSINQVISIPPEELTLDTLDGGKISIPIPNSHIGRKPIHVRLLSAVRRVGMVGSAGIGGELLGLSESLIIHSHGGGFVAQTSRSHEAYLRTWAVKLGVPILSIDYSLAPEAPFPRALEEILYAYAWSLNHASTLLGSTARKVLLIGDSAGANLNLGITFKCLEMNIRKPDGIFMAYTPVLVEFVTSPSRLLSLTDLLLPFGFMMRCLKAYAAMDNKKTLGPKDKNQGNNEVIESETESFAEVSESDLIALALSPNGDETNDAHKLASLPSDSTLNSVSLTDVDDVNPPSNGKTWSLFGWPLGGDKREIRELDMTARAKSPLEEFVFTVPKDPLLSPYLASDDLLARLPPTKILTMELDPCLDDCVMFARKLKLLGNVVTLDILSGLPHGFLNLAPISKEAYEGSELCIKRILELLQL; from the exons ATGTCTCTTGATGATGATTTTGAAAGACCGTTTGAAGAATTTGAACCTCTGCAATGGGGAGCTCTACGAGAACTGTGCCACGCTAATAAAGACTACTTTTCGACGCATCAAGATGAAAATGGATCAAGAATCAGAGCTGGTCTTTTGGCAATATTGGATCACTTAGAAAAGATGCAacctatatataaagaaatatcaagaATCGCACCAATGTTTGATTTTGATGAACAAACCCCAGGAAATGGATATAGAAGCTTTTTAGTATTAGTTGATAGATGTATTATGCACTCTGGTACGGTATGCCGTCAAATGTATTGTCAAAAggattccttcctttttcgtaaaagttattatatgcg agAAATTGAGGCTTGCTCTCAGTTGTTAGCATCTTTATACACTTGTCTACAATACTTGAAAACTCTTTACTCTTGGAGCGATCGAATGAAAGACGGAAaattatctttgttttcttctaaTGAACATACTCCACAAGAACTTTTAAATCAGGCAgagaatataaatcaatattgtttttatggtaGATGTTTAGGATTTCag taTTGTGacaatataaaacatattttaaaaaCCTTATCAGTTTGTTTGGCCTCATTTAGTGAAGTTTATTATTCTAATGGAACATTATTTGGACGATGCGctaattctttaaaatatatattggatCCAGAAGCAAGAGCACGTCGTATTGTTCACGTATCTCAGCATGCAGATGTTTCATTTTGTCAAGCTTTCTGGTTTTTGAGTGAAAATG AAATGCTATGCAGTTCAGTATCAATGGTAGTACCATTAAGTATAAATCAAGTGATATCTATACCTCCTGAAGAATTAACACTTGATACACTTGATGGTGGTAAAATCTCTATTCCAATACCAAACAGTCATATAGGGAGAAAGCCAATACATGTCCGATTACTTAGTGCTGTACGTCGTGTTGGAATG gTCGGATCTGCAGGTATTGGAGGTGAATTACTTGGTTTATCCGAGAGTTTGATTATCCATTCTCATGGGGGAGGCTTTGTAGCACAAACTTCCCGTTCGCATGAAGCCTATTTACGAACATGGGCAGTAAAATTAGGTGTGCCTATTTTAAGTATAGATTACAGTTTAGCACCAGAAGCACCATTTCCTCGTGCTcttgaagaaatattatacGCTTACGCATGGTCATTGAATCATGCGAGTACACTGCTTGGAAGTACAGCACGAAAAGTACTTCTTATTG GGGATTCTGCGGGGGCAAATTTGAACTTGGGAATTACTTTTAAATGTTTAGAAATGAATATAAGAAAACCAGATGGTATTTTTATGGCATATACACCAGTATTGGTAGAATTTGTAACATCACCATCTCGGTTATTAAGTCTAACTGACCTATTGCTACCTTTTGGTTTTATGATGCGATGCCTAAAAGCTTATGCTGCaatggataataaaaagacCTTAGG CCCTAAAGACAAAAATCAAGGTAACAATGAAGTGATAGAATCAGAAACTGAATCATTTGCAGAAGTTAGCGAGAGTGATCTTATAGCATTAGCTCTTAGTCCTAATGGAGACGAAACAAATGATGCACATAAACTTGCCTCACTTCCATCTGACTCTACATTAAACTCTGTAAGCCTAACAGATGTTGATG ATGTCAACCCTCCAAGTAATGGCAAAACATGGTCACTTTTTGGATGGCCACTTGGtggagataaaagagaaattagaGAACTCGATATGACGGCACGAGCAAAAAGTCCTTTAGAAGAATTTGTGTTCACAGTTCCGAAAGATCCATTATTGAGTCCATACCTTGCATCAGATGATCTCTTAGCTCGTTTACCACCCACCAAAATTTTA ACGATGGAACTGGATCCTTGTCTTGATGACTGTGTTATGTTTGCAAGAAAACTAAAATTGCTAGGAAATGTAGTGACTCTTGATATATTATCTGGTTTGCCTCATGGATTTCTTAATTTAGCACCA ATTTCAAAAGAAGCATATGAAGGTTCTGAACTTTGCATTAAAAGGATCCTGGAATTATTACagttgtaa
- the LOC124430481 gene encoding N-alpha-acetyltransferase 50 isoform X2 — protein sequence MTSLYLRWRRSQPYWEIKMSKIELGDVTPHNIKQLKLLNQVVFPVSYNEKFYKDVLEAGELAKLAYYNDIVVGAVCCRVDTSENSRRLYIMTLGCLYPYRRLGIGTVMVQHVLKYVNKDGNFDSIFLHVQISNEGAIDFYKKFGFEIVETKQHYYKRIEPADAHVLQKTLRPRANQTNQQTIN from the exons GTCAAAGATAGAATTGGGAGATGTAACGCctcataatataaaacaacTTAAACTCTTAAATCAAGTGGTGTTTCCAGTTtcgtataatgaaaaattttataaggaCGTTTTAGAAGCAGGAGAACTTGCTAAACTAGCATATTACAATGACATAGTG GTTGGTGCAGTTTGTTGTCGTGTAGATACTTCAGAAAACTCTagacgtttatatataatgactTTAGGGTGTTTATATCCTTATAGGAGATTAGGAATTGGTACAGTGATGGTACAACACGTTTTAAAGTATGTCAATAAAGATGGAAATTTTGACTCAATTTTTCT TCACGTTCAAATAAGTAATGAAGGGGCGAttgatttctataaaaaatttgGATTTGAAATAGTGGAAACGAAacaacattattataaaagaatagagCCTGCGGATGCGCATGTTTTACAGAAAACATTGCGACCTCGAGCAAATCAAACGAATCAACAGACTATCaactaa
- the LOC124430482 gene encoding protein SYS1 homolog: protein MVFIYEMNLFSNKAMNNISGQFRKTTWDPILIISQIIAVQSVMYFFLGIWIWIIASLLGSTNSLDYAFQYKEIHIRDFGGQLVIVIFILNALIGAMALWWLVQRTKQCMDFACTAHLIHLCCCWAYNASFPTSFSWWSLNIVSLSIMCVCGEFLCMRTELQAIPLSMNNQKTAL, encoded by the coding sequence ATGGTTTTTATCTATGAAATGAACCTATTTTCAAACAAAGCAATGAACAATATCTCTGGTCAGTTTCGTAAGACCACATGGGACCCTATACTCATTATTTCACAAATAATAGCAGTACAGTCTgtcatgtatttttttcttggaaTTTGGATCTGGATTATAGCATCGCTTTTAGGCTCTACAAATTCTTTGGATTATGCCTTTCAATATAAGGAAATACACATTCGTGATTTTGGAGGAcaattagtaatagtaatctTTATTTTGAATGCATTAATAGGTGCTATGGCCTTATGGTGGTTAGTACAGAGAACAAAACAGTGTATGGACTTTGCATGTACAGCTCACTTGATACATTTGTGTTGTTGTTGGGCATACAATGCCAGTTTTCCAACTTCGTTCAGTTGGTGGAGTTTGAATATTGTTTCCTTGAGTATAATGTGCGTATGTGGAGAATTTCTTTGTATGAGAACAGAATTGCAAGCAATACCACTGAGTATGAATAATCAAAAAACAGCCTTGTAA